CTTCTTGCCGATCAGCGCGCGCGCGAGCGGCGAGGTGATGGAGATGCGGCCCTTCTTGGCGTCGGCCTCGACCTCGCCGACGATCTGCCACACCGCCTTCTTCTCGGTGTCCTCATCGATCAGCGTCACGGTCGCGCCGAACTTGATGGTGTCGCCGGACAGTTTCGAAATGTCGATGATGTCGGCGCGCGCGAGCTTGTCCTCGAGCTCCGCGATGCGGCCCTCGTTGTGCGACT
This Bradyrhizobium sp. CCBAU 53421 DNA region includes the following protein-coding sequences:
- the greA gene encoding transcription elongation factor GreA; its protein translation is MDKVPMTAGGYAALTDELKRRQSEDRPRIIEHIAEARSHGDLSENAEYHAAKEEQSHNEGRIAELEDKLARADIIDISKLSGDTIKFGATVTLIDEDTEKKAVWQIVGEVEADAKKGRISITSPLARALIGKKKGTTVEVMAPGGAKAYEITKVEWR